One Oharaeibacter diazotrophicus DNA segment encodes these proteins:
- a CDS encoding HAD family hydrolase, whose translation MTAPFAAVAWDVDGTLVDSEPLHHRALLAASAAAGVDLSDLPDMAFRGIHVGDVWEMLAPRLSGAIGREAWFAAIRDHYVSHRRELVAVPGAVETVRRLAEAGVPQVCVSNSERAIVAANLDALGIARLIRFSVTLDDVAAGKPDPEPYARAVRRLTLPPAAVVAVEDSATGAASARAAGLHVVACGPDADAIADAHRVVADLRDLADLFVRADVVVRGPVATA comes from the coding sequence ATGACCGCCCCCTTCGCCGCCGTCGCCTGGGACGTCGACGGCACGCTGGTCGACAGCGAACCGCTGCACCACCGCGCCCTGCTGGCCGCCTCGGCCGCCGCCGGCGTCGACCTCTCCGACCTGCCCGACATGGCCTTCCGCGGCATCCACGTCGGCGACGTCTGGGAGATGCTGGCGCCGCGCCTTTCCGGCGCGATCGGCCGCGAGGCCTGGTTCGCCGCGATCCGCGACCACTACGTGTCGCACCGGCGCGAACTCGTCGCGGTGCCGGGTGCGGTCGAGACCGTGCGCCGTCTCGCCGAGGCCGGCGTGCCCCAGGTCTGCGTCTCCAATTCGGAACGGGCGATCGTCGCCGCCAATCTCGACGCCCTCGGCATCGCCCGTCTGATCCGCTTCTCGGTCACGCTCGACGACGTCGCCGCCGGCAAGCCCGACCCGGAACCCTATGCCCGCGCCGTCCGCCGGCTGACGCTGCCGCCGGCCGCCGTCGTCGCCGTCGAGGACAGCGCCACAGGCGCCGCTTCCGCCAGGGCCGCCGGTCTCCACGTCGTCGCCTGCGGCCCCGACGCCGACGCGATCGCCGACGCCCACCGCGTCGTCGCCGACCTCCGCGACCTCGCGGACCTCTTCGTCCGCGCGGACGTCGTCGTCCGCGGCCCCGTCGCCACCGCCTGA
- a CDS encoding SDR family oxidoreductase, which translates to MAPILDLRGKRALVTSGTRGAGAATVRLFRDLGADVLTTARSRPDDVPERGFVAADLTTAEGCAAVATAVRDRLGGVDVVVHMLGGSSAPAGGFAALTDEEWRREIDLNLFPAVRLDRALLPGMIGQGRGVVVHVTSIQRLMPLPEATIAYAAAKAALSAYGKALSKEVSPKGVRVVRVAPGWIETEASVKLAERLAVEAGTDVEGGKRIIMASLGGIPLGRPSKPEEVANLIAFLASDLAASITGTEHVIDGGTVPTV; encoded by the coding sequence ATGGCACCCATTCTCGACCTTCGCGGCAAGCGTGCCCTCGTCACCTCCGGCACCCGCGGGGCGGGCGCGGCGACCGTCCGCCTGTTCCGGGACCTCGGCGCCGACGTGCTCACGACGGCGCGCTCACGGCCGGACGACGTCCCCGAGCGGGGCTTCGTCGCCGCCGACCTGACCACGGCCGAGGGCTGCGCCGCCGTCGCGACCGCCGTTCGCGACAGGCTCGGCGGTGTCGACGTCGTCGTCCACATGCTCGGCGGTTCGTCGGCGCCGGCGGGCGGCTTCGCCGCGCTGACCGACGAGGAATGGCGCAGGGAGATCGACCTCAATCTCTTCCCGGCCGTGCGTCTCGACCGGGCCCTGCTGCCCGGCATGATCGGCCAGGGACGCGGCGTCGTCGTCCACGTCACCTCGATCCAGCGCCTGATGCCGCTGCCCGAGGCGACCATCGCCTACGCGGCGGCCAAGGCCGCCCTCTCGGCCTACGGCAAGGCGCTCTCGAAGGAGGTATCGCCGAAGGGCGTGAGGGTGGTGCGGGTGGCGCCGGGATGGATCGAGACCGAGGCGTCGGTGAAGCTCGCCGAGCGGCTCGCGGTCGAGGCCGGGACCGACGTCGAGGGCGGCAAGCGGATCATCATGGCTTCGCTCGGCGGCATCCCCCTCGGCCGTCCATCGAAGCCGGAGGAGGTGGCGAACCTGATCGCCTTCCTCGCCTCCGACCTCGCCGCCTCGATCACGGGAACCGAACACGTCATCGACGGCGGCACCGTTCCGACGGTGTAG
- a CDS encoding BtpA/SgcQ family protein, producing MIFEFFGARKKAVIAMAHIGALPGAPLYDADGGLDKLIEGVLADVEKLQAGGVDAIMFGNENDRPYVFKAAPEGLAAMAAIVQAVKPHLSVPFGVNYLWDPVASVAIGAVTGASFVREILTGLFASDMGLWQPDCAAASRLRHSLGRDDMKLLFNINAEFAHSLDQRPIELRARSAVFSSLADAVLVSGPITGQPADRSQLAAVCEAVRDVPVFANTGVNIDNVRDVMALASGCVIGTHFKVDGNTWNPVDADRVRRFMDVVETLR from the coding sequence ATGATCTTCGAGTTCTTCGGCGCCAGGAAGAAGGCCGTGATCGCCATGGCGCACATCGGCGCCTTGCCGGGCGCGCCGCTCTACGACGCCGACGGCGGCCTCGACAAGCTGATCGAGGGCGTGCTGGCCGACGTCGAGAAGCTGCAGGCCGGCGGCGTCGACGCCATCATGTTCGGCAACGAGAACGACCGTCCCTACGTCTTCAAGGCCGCGCCCGAGGGCCTCGCCGCGATGGCCGCGATCGTCCAGGCGGTCAAGCCGCACCTCTCCGTGCCCTTCGGCGTCAACTATCTCTGGGATCCCGTCGCCAGCGTCGCGATCGGCGCGGTCACCGGCGCGTCCTTCGTGCGCGAGATCCTCACCGGCCTGTTCGCCTCCGACATGGGCCTGTGGCAGCCGGACTGCGCCGCCGCCTCGCGCCTGCGCCATTCGCTCGGCCGCGACGACATGAAGCTGCTCTTCAACATCAACGCCGAGTTCGCCCATTCGCTCGACCAGCGCCCGATCGAGCTGCGCGCCCGCAGCGCGGTGTTCTCCTCGCTCGCCGACGCGGTGCTGGTGTCCGGCCCGATCACCGGCCAGCCGGCCGACCGCTCGCAGCTCGCCGCGGTCTGCGAAGCGGTGCGCGACGTGCCGGTGTTCGCCAACACCGGCGTCAACATCGACAACGTCCGCGACGTGATGGCGCTCGCCTCCGGCTGCGTCATCGGCACCCACTTCAAGGTCGACGGCAACACCTGGAACCCCGTCGACGCCGACCGCGTCAGGCGCTTCATGGATGTCGTCGAGACGCTGCGCTGA
- a CDS encoding nuclear transport factor 2 family protein gives MDMPTAVRTYFDADRDADPERLARAFASDAVVEDEGRRHHGHAAIRAWWLAAQAQYRPTTEAVEVARDGDGVVVRARVSGDFPGSPAVLAFAFTLENDLITTLRIG, from the coding sequence ATGGACATGCCGACCGCCGTCAGGACCTATTTCGACGCCGACCGCGACGCGGATCCCGAAAGGCTCGCTCGCGCCTTCGCGAGCGACGCCGTCGTCGAGGACGAGGGCCGCCGACACCACGGCCACGCCGCCATCCGGGCGTGGTGGCTCGCCGCGCAGGCGCAGTACCGCCCCACCACCGAAGCCGTGGAGGTGGCGCGGGACGGAGACGGCGTCGTCGTGCGGGCCCGCGTCAGCGGCGACTTCCCGGGCAGTCCGGCCGTGCTCGCCTTCGCGTTCACGCTCGAGAACGACCTGATCACCACCCTGAGGATCGGCTGA
- a CDS encoding LysR family transcriptional regulator codes for MRKPGLSDLDAALALARRASFRAAATDLGVSTTTLSNTIAKLEAGLGVRLFNRTTRSVSLTDAGRTFVGRIAPALREIEGAMDGARAEQAEPTGTLRINAFATAARGILEPLVFAFLRAHPRVHVEIVTEERLVDIVAEGFDVGVRAADLVPADMIALPLGPPLAHAVVASPAYLARHGRPRTPADLADHACIRVRLPNGALLRWPFSRYGETLQVDVTGPLTLDEAGLARAAVVEGFGIGFFQEPNVREEIAAGRLERILADWTPPLVPLCLYYPGRRNHSAALRSFLALAREIGKGAAP; via the coding sequence ATGCGCAAACCTGGACTGTCCGATCTCGACGCGGCGCTGGCCTTGGCCCGGCGGGCGTCCTTCCGCGCCGCGGCGACCGATCTCGGCGTCTCCACCACGACGCTCAGCAACACGATCGCGAAGCTGGAAGCGGGCCTCGGCGTCCGCCTGTTCAACCGGACGACCCGGAGCGTCTCGCTCACCGACGCCGGGCGGACCTTCGTGGGGCGGATCGCCCCGGCCCTTCGGGAGATCGAAGGGGCGATGGACGGCGCGCGCGCGGAGCAGGCGGAGCCGACGGGCACCTTGCGCATCAACGCCTTCGCCACCGCCGCCCGCGGGATTCTCGAGCCGCTCGTCTTCGCCTTCCTCCGCGCCCATCCGCGGGTGCACGTGGAGATCGTCACGGAGGAGCGGCTGGTCGACATCGTGGCCGAGGGCTTCGACGTCGGCGTCCGCGCCGCCGACCTCGTCCCGGCGGACATGATCGCGCTGCCGCTCGGCCCGCCGCTTGCGCACGCCGTCGTGGCATCCCCGGCCTACCTCGCGCGGCACGGCCGTCCGCGGACGCCCGCCGACCTCGCTGACCACGCCTGCATCCGCGTTCGCCTGCCCAACGGCGCGCTGCTGCGCTGGCCGTTCTCGCGGTACGGCGAGACGCTGCAGGTGGACGTCACGGGGCCGCTGACCCTGGACGAGGCCGGTCTCGCCCGCGCCGCCGTCGTCGAGGGCTTCGGGATCGGCTTCTTCCAGGAGCCGAACGTCCGAGAAGAGATCGCCGCCGGGCGGCTCGAGCGGATCCTCGCGGATTGGACGCCCCCGCTGGTGCCGCTCTGCCTCTACTATCCCGGCCGGCGCAACCATTCGGCCGC
- the gyrB gene encoding DNA topoisomerase (ATP-hydrolyzing) subunit B, producing MSEAARLAADEYGAESIKVLKGLDAVRKRPGMYIGDTDDGSGLHHMVYEVVDNAIDEALAGYADEVRVTLNPDGSCTVSDNGRGIPTDIHSGEGVSAAEVIMTQLHAGGKFDQNSYKVSGGLHGVGVSVVNALSVWLRLRIWRAGREHRMSFTHGVADAPLEVVGEAAGRTGTEVSFLPSTDTFKGVIEFDYATLERRLRELAFLNSGVRILLTDARGVEPKSEELHYEGGLEAFVRYLDRSRKPLIGKPVTVAAARDGITVEVALWWNDSYHENVLCFTNNIPQRDGGTHLAGFRAALTRQVTSYAEASGILKREKVTLTGDDCREGLTAVLSVKVPDPKFSSQTKDKLVSSEVRPVVESALNEAFATWFEEHQPEARTVVGKVVEAAAAREAARKARELTRRKGALDMASLPGKLAECQDRDPANTELFLVEGDSAGGSAKQGRNREFQAVLPLRGKILNVERARFDKMLSSAEIGTLITALGTGIGTDEFDPTKLRYHKIIIMTDADVDGAHIRTLLLTFFFRQMGQLIERGHVYIAQPPLYKVTKGKSESYLKNEHALEDYLIDQGLDDAVLRLATGEERAGQDLRAVVDRARQVKAVLDGLHHRYDRSVVEQAAIAGALNADVLTDATKAAEAAAYVARRLDILADEFEKGWTGEAREDGGLVFRRTVRGVTEVATIDPALLSSADARKLDGHARHLQDVYGKAAGLRRKDGETAIRGPRALLDAVFAIGRKGISLQRYKGLGEMNAEQLWETTLDPNVRSLLQVKVADGTEADDIFERLMGDDVEPRRDFIQTNALNVSNLDV from the coding sequence ATGTCCGAAGCCGCCCGCCTCGCCGCCGATGAATACGGCGCGGAATCGATCAAGGTCCTGAAGGGCCTCGACGCCGTCCGCAAGCGCCCGGGCATGTACATCGGCGACACCGACGACGGTTCCGGCCTGCACCACATGGTCTACGAGGTGGTGGACAACGCCATCGACGAGGCGCTCGCCGGCTACGCCGACGAGGTTCGCGTGACGCTGAACCCGGACGGCTCCTGCACGGTCTCCGACAACGGCCGCGGCATCCCGACCGACATCCACTCGGGCGAGGGCGTCTCGGCGGCCGAGGTCATCATGACCCAGCTGCACGCCGGCGGTAAGTTCGACCAGAACAGCTACAAGGTCTCGGGCGGCCTGCACGGCGTCGGCGTCTCGGTGGTGAACGCCCTGTCGGTCTGGCTGCGCCTCAGGATCTGGCGCGCCGGCCGCGAGCACCGGATGAGCTTCACCCACGGCGTCGCCGACGCGCCGCTCGAGGTCGTCGGCGAGGCGGCTGGGCGCACCGGCACCGAGGTCAGCTTCCTGCCGAGCACCGACACCTTCAAGGGCGTGATCGAGTTCGACTACGCCACGCTGGAGCGGCGCCTGCGCGAACTCGCCTTCCTGAACTCCGGCGTCCGCATCCTGTTGACCGACGCCCGCGGCGTCGAGCCGAAGAGCGAGGAGCTGCACTACGAGGGCGGCCTCGAGGCCTTCGTCCGCTATCTCGACCGCTCCCGCAAGCCGCTGATCGGCAAGCCGGTGACGGTGGCCGCGGCGCGCGACGGCATCACGGTCGAGGTGGCGTTGTGGTGGAACGACAGTTACCACGAGAACGTGCTCTGCTTCACCAACAACATCCCCCAACGTGACGGCGGCACCCATCTCGCCGGCTTCCGCGCCGCGCTGACCCGGCAGGTGACGTCCTACGCCGAGGCGTCCGGCATCCTGAAGCGCGAGAAGGTCACGCTCACCGGCGACGACTGCCGCGAGGGCCTGACCGCGGTGCTCTCGGTCAAGGTGCCCGACCCGAAGTTCTCGAGCCAGACCAAGGACAAGCTGGTCTCCTCGGAGGTCCGTCCGGTCGTCGAGAGCGCGCTCAACGAGGCTTTCGCGACATGGTTCGAGGAGCACCAGCCCGAGGCGCGCACCGTCGTCGGCAAGGTGGTCGAGGCCGCCGCCGCCCGTGAGGCGGCGCGCAAGGCGCGCGAACTGACCCGGCGCAAGGGCGCGCTCGACATGGCCTCGCTGCCCGGCAAGCTCGCCGAGTGCCAGGACCGCGACCCCGCCAACACCGAACTCTTCCTGGTCGAAGGCGACTCGGCCGGCGGCTCCGCCAAGCAGGGCCGCAACCGCGAGTTCCAGGCCGTGCTGCCGCTGCGCGGCAAGATCCTCAACGTCGAGCGCGCCCGCTTCGACAAGATGCTGTCGTCGGCCGAAATCGGCACGCTGATCACCGCGCTCGGCACCGGTATCGGGACCGACGAATTCGACCCGACCAAGCTGCGCTACCACAAGATCATCATCATGACGGACGCCGACGTCGACGGCGCCCACATCCGCACCCTGCTGCTGACCTTCTTCTTCCGGCAGATGGGCCAGTTGATCGAGCGCGGCCACGTCTACATCGCCCAGCCGCCGCTCTACAAGGTGACCAAGGGCAAGTCCGAGAGCTACCTCAAGAACGAGCACGCCCTCGAGGACTACCTGATCGACCAGGGCCTCGACGACGCCGTGCTGCGCCTCGCCACCGGCGAGGAGCGCGCCGGCCAGGACCTGCGCGCCGTCGTCGACCGCGCCCGGCAGGTCAAGGCGGTCCTCGACGGCCTGCACCACCGCTACGACCGCTCGGTGGTCGAGCAGGCCGCCATCGCCGGCGCCCTCAACGCCGACGTCCTCACCGACGCGACCAAGGCCGCCGAGGCCGCCGCCTACGTGGCGCGCCGGCTCGACATCCTCGCCGACGAGTTCGAGAAGGGCTGGACCGGCGAGGCGCGCGAGGACGGCGGTCTGGTGTTCCGCCGCACCGTGCGCGGCGTCACCGAGGTCGCCACCATCGACCCGGCGCTGTTGTCCTCGGCCGACGCCCGCAAGCTCGACGGCCACGCCCGCCACCTCCAGGACGTCTACGGCAAGGCCGCGGGCCTGCGCCGCAAGGACGGCGAGACCGCCATCCGCGGCCCGCGCGCCCTGCTCGACGCCGTCTTCGCGATCGGCCGCAAGGGCATTTCGCTGCAGCGCTACAAGGGCCTCGGCGAGATGAACGCCGAGCAGCTGTGGGAAACCACCCTCGACCCCAACGTCCGCTCGCTGCTCCAGGTCAAGGTCGCCGACGGCACCGAGGCCGACGACATCTTCGAGCGCCTCATGGGCGACGACGTCGAACCCCGCCGCGACTTCATCCAGACCAACGCGCTCAACGTCTCGAACCTGGACGTGTGA
- a CDS encoding SDR family NAD(P)-dependent oxidoreductase — MSTAPSRAVFPDLAGRRAFLTGGGTGIGRAIAAALARQGVAVAVADIDRAAAERTAAEIGAGAVAVTVDVRRRDSVEAAFSETLARLGGCEIVIANAGVSTMQRALELTDAEWDFNFDVNIRGVFLTNQIAARHLVAAGRGVIVNTASLAAKVGAPLLAHYSASKFAVLGWTQALARELAPAGIRVNAVCPGFVKTGMQSREVEWEAALRGVTPERVINDYVAQTPLGRLELPEDVADVVVFLASESARFMTGQGVNVTGGVYTT, encoded by the coding sequence ATGTCGACCGCCCCGTCCCGCGCCGTCTTCCCCGACCTTGCCGGCCGGCGTGCCTTCCTGACCGGCGGCGGCACCGGCATCGGCCGCGCCATCGCGGCGGCGCTGGCGCGCCAGGGCGTCGCGGTCGCGGTCGCCGACATCGACCGGGCGGCGGCCGAGCGCACCGCCGCCGAGATCGGCGCCGGCGCGGTGGCGGTGACCGTGGACGTGCGCCGGCGCGACAGCGTCGAGGCGGCCTTTTCCGAGACGCTCGCCCGGCTCGGCGGCTGCGAGATCGTCATCGCCAACGCCGGCGTCTCGACGATGCAACGGGCGCTGGAGCTGACCGACGCGGAGTGGGACTTCAACTTCGACGTCAACATCCGCGGCGTGTTCCTGACCAACCAGATCGCGGCACGTCATCTGGTGGCGGCAGGTCGCGGCGTGATCGTCAACACCGCCTCGCTGGCGGCCAAGGTCGGCGCGCCGCTGCTCGCGCACTACTCGGCGAGCAAGTTCGCCGTGCTCGGCTGGACCCAGGCGCTCGCCCGCGAACTGGCGCCGGCGGGCATCCGCGTCAACGCGGTCTGCCCGGGCTTCGTCAAGACCGGGATGCAGTCGCGCGAGGTCGAGTGGGAGGCGGCGCTGCGCGGCGTCACGCCCGAGCGGGTGATCAACGACTACGTCGCCCAGACCCCGCTCGGCCGGCTGGAACTGCCCGAGGACGTCGCCGACGTCGTCGTCTTCCTCGCTTCCGAATCCGCCCGCTTCATGACCGGCCAGGGCGTCAACGTGACGGGCGGGGTGTACACGACGTGA
- a CDS encoding FGGY-family carbohydrate kinase yields MTCVLGLDVGTTSTIGILIRLPDTVLATASRPVRLSSPRPGWAEEDPDAWWTNVAAITRALIAEAGVRPEAIAAVGVTGMLPAVVLVDDAGRPVRPSIQQSDGRCGAEVAAIRAEVDEAAFLAKAGNGVNQQLVAPKLRWLAAHEPEALARAATVFGSYDWINFRLTGERAVEQNWALEAGFVDVAAGRLDDGLIALTGRPRTLVPRKVASHEILGRVTPAAAAETGLAAGTPVVGGAADMIASALGAGIVAPGDVLLKFGGAVDVLTATDRARPDPRLYLDYHLVPGLFMPNGCMATGGSALNWFARTFAGGEAATAAAAGESVHARLDRLAADRPAGAEGLTVLPYFLGEKTPLHDPAARGVFDGLTLSHDLGHLWRAMLEAYAYAIAHHVEVLADIGHRAERFIVSDGGSASRVWMGIVADVLGRPVQRLSGHPGSCLGAAWTAAIGAGLVDDWAGAARFVTAGDRIDPDPANAGIYAAGYARYRALHGAISTVPR; encoded by the coding sequence ATGACCTGCGTCCTCGGCCTCGACGTCGGCACCACCTCGACGATCGGCATCCTGATCCGCCTGCCGGACACCGTGCTCGCCACGGCGAGCCGGCCGGTCCGGCTGTCGTCGCCGCGGCCCGGCTGGGCCGAGGAGGATCCGGACGCGTGGTGGACCAACGTCGCCGCGATCACCCGCGCGCTGATCGCCGAGGCCGGCGTCCGTCCCGAGGCGATCGCCGCCGTCGGCGTCACCGGCATGCTGCCGGCGGTGGTGCTGGTCGACGACGCCGGCCGGCCCGTCCGCCCGTCGATCCAGCAGAGCGACGGGCGCTGCGGCGCCGAGGTCGCGGCGATCCGCGCCGAGGTCGACGAGGCGGCGTTCCTCGCCAAGGCCGGCAACGGCGTCAACCAGCAGCTGGTCGCCCCCAAGCTGCGCTGGCTCGCCGCCCACGAGCCGGAAGCGCTCGCCCGCGCCGCGACCGTTTTCGGCTCCTACGACTGGATCAACTTCCGCCTCACCGGCGAGCGCGCCGTCGAGCAGAACTGGGCCCTCGAGGCCGGCTTCGTCGACGTCGCCGCCGGCCGGCTCGACGACGGCCTGATCGCGCTGACGGGCCGGCCGCGCACGCTCGTGCCGCGCAAGGTCGCCTCCCACGAGATCCTCGGCCGCGTCACCCCGGCAGCGGCCGCCGAGACCGGCCTCGCCGCCGGCACGCCCGTGGTCGGCGGCGCCGCCGACATGATCGCCTCCGCCCTAGGCGCCGGCATCGTCGCGCCCGGCGACGTGCTCCTGAAGTTCGGCGGTGCGGTCGACGTCCTCACCGCCACCGACCGCGCCCGCCCGGACCCGCGGCTCTATCTCGACTACCACCTCGTCCCCGGCCTCTTCATGCCGAACGGCTGCATGGCGACCGGCGGCTCGGCGCTGAACTGGTTCGCGCGCACCTTCGCCGGCGGCGAGGCGGCGACGGCCGCCGCCGCGGGCGAGAGCGTCCACGCTCGGCTCGACCGCCTCGCCGCCGACCGCCCCGCCGGCGCCGAGGGACTGACGGTGCTGCCCTATTTCCTCGGCGAGAAGACCCCCCTGCACGACCCTGCCGCCCGCGGCGTCTTCGACGGCCTCACCCTGTCGCACGACCTCGGCCATCTCTGGCGGGCGATGCTCGAGGCCTATGCCTACGCCATCGCCCACCACGTCGAGGTGCTCGCCGACATCGGCCATCGCGCCGAGCGCTTCATCGTTTCCGACGGCGGTTCGGCGAGCCGGGTCTGGATGGGCATCGTCGCCGACGTGCTCGGCCGGCCGGTGCAACGCCTCTCCGGCCATCCCGGCTCCTGCCTCGGCGCCGCCTGGACCGCCGCGATCGGCGCCGGTCTCGTCGACGACTGGGCGGGCGCCGCCCGCTTCGTCACCGCCGGCGACCGCATCGATCCCGATCCCGCCAACGCCGGCATCTACGCCGCCGGCTACGCCCGCTACCGCGCCCTCCACGGCGCCATCTCCACGGTGCCGCGATGA